A stretch of the Papaver somniferum cultivar HN1 chromosome 6, ASM357369v1, whole genome shotgun sequence genome encodes the following:
- the LOC113291912 gene encoding UPF0481 protein At3g47200-like yields the protein MSNVLNRTREEHNFDSIQRVFKNCVESIGKMEEKIRQSYSEPINLESKEFIEMMVVDGLFIIGIFQALTGTKLIDDKFLFHNIWAKNTLLWDLLLMENQIPMFVLERLFNLTAEKKKSKGVTFQGTALNLFKDNIELPRKINTVTKLQQGSLGEGNKNLLELVAKSMHPDPDPNNEMHVVQIHSSPFSMFTELTTMLKNALLQVFKYIIIFLSPTRSSCHKLSGSIIPSATELARAGVIFEIGPNDGSFLDVKFVDGVMSIPRLVVGINTGRFFRNLIASEQYFDQNGSPYYMTSYAIFMDNLVSSAADVTLLRNQGIITHTLGTDDDVCNIFNKLCCDIYLKDDYYADIHKRVNIYYCDRWNFCKATLSSKYFDNPWSGISLAAGSLFLILSLIAVIIRLLEYIKPIKAA from the coding sequence ATGAGTAACGTTCTAAATCGAACAAGAGAAGAGCATAATTTTGATTCAATACAAAGGGTATTCAAGAATTGCGTTGAATCTATTGGGAAGATGGAAGAAAAAATTCGCCAGAGCTACTCGGAACCAATCAACCTCGAAAGCAAGGAATTTATAGAAATGATGGTGGTCGACGGTTTGTTCATCATCGGAATCTTCCAAGCATTAACAGGAACGAAGCTGATAGACGACAAATTTTTATTTCATAATATATGGGCCAAGAATACGCTTCTCTGGGATCTCTTGCTCATGGAAAATCAAATTCCTATGTTTGTTCTCGAACGCTTATTCAACTTAACTGCAGAAAAGAAGAAATCGAAGGGAGTGACCTTTCAAGGGACTGCACTTAACTTGTTCAAAGACAATATTGAGTTGCCGAGAAAAATCAATACCGTAACTAAGTTGCAACAAGGAAGTCTTGGTGAAGGTAATAAGAATTTACTCGAACTAGTAGCTAAATCAATGCACCCTGATCCTGATCCCAATAACGAAATGCATGTTGTTCAAATCCATTCTTCACCCTTCTCAATGTTCACAGAGCTGACCACAATGCTTAAAAATGCGTTACTGCAAGTTTTCAAGTACATCATCATATTTCTGAGCCCTACACGCAGTAGTTGTCATAAATTATCAGGAAGTATAATTCCAAGTGCGACGGAGTTGGCACGAGCAGGAGTTATTTTCGAAATAGGCCCCAATGATGGTAGTTTCCTAGATGTTAAATTTGTCGACGGAGTGATGTCAATCCCTCGTCTTGTAGTCGGCATAAATACTGGACGTTTTTTTAGAAATCTCATTGCTTCTGAGCAGTACTTTGATCAAAATGGATCTCCATATTACATGACCTCATATGCCATATTCATGGATAACCTGGTAAGTTCTGCTGCAGATGTCACTTTACTTCGTAATCAGGGAATCATTACACATACTTTGGGTACCGACGACGATGTCTGCAACATCTTCAATAAGCTTTGTTGTGACATATATTTGAAAGACGACTATTATGCTGATATACATAAGCGAGTGAACATATATTACTGTGACCGTTGGAATTTCTGCAAAGCGACATTGAGTAGCAAATATTTTGACAATCCATGGTCTGGTATTTCTCTGGCCGCTGGATCTTTATTTCTCATTCTTTCTCTTATAGCGGTCATAATAAGATTACTTGAGTATATCAAACCTATAAAGGCAGCCTGA
- the LOC113291911 gene encoding putative F-box protein At1g30920, producing MDDLPRDILENILSGLPFKEALHAKRVCTTWRAILRYKTAKPGIFFAFCHVEHRTTCREEIFYEDEHNHYDNAKINHYYSYDTLTKIEHGKFIKESSPRNTMVGSCNGLICFGKKTEDALGAVPFIICNPLTGESVFLPEYNYYEMPLDIPRPRLPFGCLAGGLGYCSLTDKYKVIMIYYHAEEQKGHVLVYTIGGEWRYIGFMERYRGYAFGYCSGIYANGALYWLQTSDNMLEDSEIVAFDMESEKFHHISLPRS from the coding sequence ATGGATGATCTCCCCAgggatatcttagaaaatatACTTTCTGGATTACCTTTTAAGGAAGCATTACATGCCAAACGAGTTTGCACAACTTGGAGAGCGATCCTCCGCTATAAAACTGCAAAGCCGGGTATCTTTTTCGCTTTCTGTCATGTTGAACATCGCACAACTTGTAGAGAAGAGATTTTCTATGAAGATGAGCATAATCATTATGATAATGCAAAGATCAACCACTACTACTCTTACGACACACTTACGAAGATAGAACACGGTAAGTTTATTAAAGAATCCTCCCCGAGAAACACCATGGTTGGGTCTTGcaatggtttgatttgttttGGCAAAAAAACTGAAGATGCTCTGGGGGCAGTTCCTTTTATAATCTGTAACCCGTTAACTGGAGAATCTGTCTTTCTTCCGGAGTATAATTACTATGAGATGCCTCTGGATATACCAAGACCAAGGCTTCCCTTTGGATGTTTAGCAGGTGGGCTTGGTTATTGTTCTTTGACTGATAAATACAAGGTCATTATGATATACTATCATGCAGAGGAACAAAAGGGACATGTTCTGGTATATACTATTGGTGGTGAGTGGAGATACATCGGATTTATGGAACGTTACAGAGGTTACGCATTTGGTTATTGTTCAGGCATTTATGCAAATGGCGCACTTTACTGGTTGCAAACAAGTGATAATATGTTAGAAGATAGTGAGATTGTAGCCTTTGATATGGAAAGTGAGAAGTTCCATCACATCTCCTTGCCACGttcttaa